Proteins encoded together in one Oncorhynchus mykiss isolate Arlee chromosome 7, USDA_OmykA_1.1, whole genome shotgun sequence window:
- the LOC110527526 gene encoding NGFI-A-binding protein 1 has translation MAAALPRTLGELQLYRILQRANLLYYYEAFIQQGGDDVQQLCEAGEEEFLEIMALVGMASKPLHVRRLQKSLRDWVTNPTLFNQPLTSVPVCSIPVYKLPEGSPTPVGAERGGNNSARGETHVKVPKIIAATCLDPGKLEVARDRVSGGSPLQSGSEGRFWSGHSNDSEQSLSPSDRGSPSSPREGLEALDAAALQSVLECVDRITPALSKSDPAEVKEQLKTNKKLAKMISHIFDMSDDDPRRAEEIRKYSAIYGRFDSKRRDGKQLTLHELTVNEAAAQLCMRDVVLLTRRDELFGLARQISREVTYKYTYRTSKSRCGDRDEPSPKRIKTEENFFDIQEALQAIHMRQGILREQLACAKSKGEEIVGRNLQVQLDRLLARQMEILHDAAVQERLHALDWRIPAGALKYLSEAPGTNGTSVDKSTEHQDERPRNLRVPSKSVAEGELPLGKQLANELKRFHNNHNTDEAKAPATENGSSHQAANHTDRKTIKSEPEDST, from the exons ATGGCGGCAGCGTTGCCCAGAACTCTGGGGGAGCTGCAGCTCTACCGAATCCTCCAGAGGGCCAACCTGCTGTACTACTACGAGGCCTTCATCCAGCAGGGAGGAGATGACGTGCAGCAGCTCTGTGAGGCCGGGGAGGAGGAGTTCCTAGAGATTATGGCTCTGGTGGGCATGGCCAGCAAGCCCCTGCATGTCCGGAGGCTTCAGAAATCCCTGCGAGACTGGGTCACCAATCCAACGTTGTTTAATCAGCCTCTGACATCTGTACCGGTGTGTAGTATACCAGTCTATAAGTTACCCGAGGGGTCACCCACGCCAGTCGGCGCGGAGCGAGGGGGTAACAACAGCGCCCGTGGCGAGACCCATGTCAAGGTTCCCAAAATCATAGCTGCGACATGTCTGGATCCAGGAAAGCTGGAAGTGGCCAGGGACAGAGTGTCAGGGGGGTCTCCACTGCAGAGCGGCAGTGAGGGGCGCTTCTGGTCGGGACACAGCAACGACAGCGAACAGAGCCTCTCTCCGTCCGACCGGGGGTCTCCGTCGTCCCCCCGAGAGGGTCTGGAGGCACTTGACGCTGCAGCTTTGCAGTCTGTCCTGGAGTGTGTGGACCGGATAACCCCGGCCCTGTCCAAGAGCGACCCCGCAGAGGTCAAAGAGCAGCTGAAGACCAATAAGAAACTTGCCAAGATGATTAGCCACATCTTTGATATGAGTGATGATGATCCAAGGAGAGCGGAGGAGATCAGGAAGTATAGCGCCATCTACGGACGCTTCGATTCAAAGAGGAGGGACGGCAAACAACTGACGCTTCATGAG CTGACAGTGAACGAAGCAGCAGCCCAGCTGTGTATGAGAGACGTGGTGCTACTGACCCGTAGAGACGAGCTGTTTGGCCTGGCCAGGCAGATCTCCAGAGAGGTCACCTACAAATACACCTACAGGACCAGCAA GTCTCGCTGCGGCGACAGAGATGAGCCGTCTCCTAAAAGAATCAAGACAGAGGAGAACTTCTTTGACATCCAGGAGGCTCTGCAGGCCATCCACATGAGACAGGGCATACTGAGAGAACAGCTAGCCTGCGCCAAGTCCAAAGGAGAGGAGATAGTTGGGAGAAACCTTCAG GTGCAGTTGGACCGTCTGTTAGCCAGACAGATGGAGATCCTCCATGATGCCGCGGTACAGGAGAGGTTACACGCTCTGGACTGGAGGATACCTGCAGGGGCTTTGAAGTACCTCAGCGAGGCTCCAGGCACCAACGGCACGTCGGTAGACAAAAGCACAGAGCACCAAG ACGAGCGACCAAGGAACTTGCGGGTGCCCAGTAAGAGTGTGGCGGAGGGGGAGCTTCCCCTGGGGAAGCAGCTAGCCAATGAGCTCAAACGAttccataacaaccataacacaGATGAGGCCAAAGCACCAGCAACAG AAAATGGATCCTCGCATCAAGCGGCCAACCACACTGACAGGAAGACCATCAAATCAGAACCAGAGGATTCCACCTAG